A window of Streptomyces marispadix contains these coding sequences:
- the rocD gene encoding ornithine--oxo-acid transaminase: MSTSERLIAASEARSAHNYHPLPVVVASAEGAWVTDADGRRYLDMLAGYSALNFGHRNQRLIDAAKAQLDRVTLTSRAFYHDRFGDFCEQLAELCGMEMVLPMNTGAEAVETAVKTARKWGYRVKGVPDGQAKIIVADNNFHGRTTTIVSFSTDPEARADFGPYTPGFVVVPYGDLAAMEAALDEHGDDTVAVLIEPIQGEAGVLVPPAGYLPGVRELTRARDVLMIADEIQSGLGRTGTDFACEHEGVHPDMYVLGKALGGGVVPVSAVVSSREVLGVYRPGEHGSTFGGNPLACAVALEVIAMLRTGEYQQRAKELGEHLHQELGALAGGDAVREVRGRGLWAGVDIDPAHGTGRELSEKLMARGVLVKDTHGSTIRIAPPLVVTKEDLDWGLEQLEAVLKG; the protein is encoded by the coding sequence ATGTCCACCTCGGAAAGGCTGATCGCCGCGTCCGAAGCGCGCAGCGCGCACAATTACCACCCCCTGCCGGTCGTCGTCGCCTCGGCCGAGGGCGCCTGGGTTACCGACGCCGACGGGCGGCGCTACCTCGACATGCTCGCCGGCTACTCGGCGCTGAACTTCGGACACCGCAACCAGCGGCTGATCGACGCCGCCAAGGCACAGCTCGACCGGGTGACCCTCACCTCCCGCGCCTTCTACCACGACCGCTTCGGCGACTTCTGCGAGCAGCTCGCCGAGCTGTGCGGCATGGAGATGGTGCTGCCGATGAACACCGGCGCCGAGGCGGTGGAGACGGCCGTGAAGACGGCCCGCAAGTGGGGTTACCGGGTCAAGGGCGTGCCGGACGGGCAGGCGAAGATCATCGTCGCGGACAACAACTTCCACGGGCGTACGACGACGATCGTCTCCTTCTCCACCGACCCCGAGGCGAGGGCGGACTTCGGCCCGTACACGCCGGGGTTCGTGGTCGTCCCCTACGGAGATCTCGCCGCCATGGAGGCCGCGCTCGACGAGCACGGTGACGACACGGTCGCGGTGCTGATCGAGCCCATCCAGGGCGAGGCGGGAGTGCTGGTGCCGCCGGCGGGCTATCTGCCGGGCGTGCGCGAGCTGACGCGTGCTCGCGACGTGCTGATGATCGCGGACGAGATCCAGTCCGGGCTGGGCCGTACCGGGACCGACTTCGCGTGTGAGCACGAGGGCGTGCACCCCGACATGTACGTACTGGGCAAGGCGCTGGGCGGCGGCGTGGTGCCCGTATCGGCGGTGGTCTCCTCGCGGGAGGTGCTGGGCGTCTACCGGCCTGGCGAGCACGGGTCCACGTTCGGCGGGAATCCGCTGGCCTGCGCCGTGGCGCTGGAGGTCATCGCGATGCTGCGCACCGGGGAGTACCAGCAGCGCGCCAAGGAGCTGGGCGAGCATCTCCACCAGGAGCTGGGCGCGCTCGCGGGCGGAGACGCCGTACGCGAGGTGCGCGGCCGCGGTCTGTGGGCGGGCGTCGACATCGACCCCGCGCACGGTACGGGGCGTGAGCTGTCGGAGAAGCTGATGGCCCGCGGAGTGCTGGTCAAGGACACCCATGGGTCGACGATCCGGATCGCGCCGCCGCTCGTGGTGACGAAGGAGGACCTGGACTGGGGTCTGGAGCAGCTTGAGGCCGTACTGAAGGGCTGA
- a CDS encoding transglutaminase-like domain-containing protein — translation MLPAERDFYLAQSVHSDPGSAEKLAGLPQGPDELALLVRHLLIHREETGRFGCALPESRYRSEAETRYVDDILDIVLRLDDAPLTAPRRPLDRFAGTCRDFALLHCALLRHSGTPARIRCGYATYFAEGFHDDHWLTEYWHPERGWILSDPQLVPDVRIESPYELDFDPLDVPRDRFLVAGEGWRRCRSGEADPKTFGVSVLGLMGLWMVRANVVRDLAALNRAEVLPWDSWGVGDAGRDGEKGTDEAGLALLDEAARATVHADFDEVRALYRDTPSLRVPETVTSYQSYDGECEIRLRGDPQDGES, via the coding sequence ATGCTGCCCGCAGAGCGTGACTTCTATTTAGCGCAGAGCGTCCATAGTGATCCCGGTTCGGCGGAAAAGCTCGCGGGACTTCCCCAAGGTCCCGACGAACTGGCCCTGCTCGTAAGGCACTTGCTCATCCACCGCGAGGAGACGGGCCGTTTCGGCTGTGCCCTGCCCGAATCCCGCTACCGTTCCGAAGCGGAGACCCGGTACGTCGACGACATCCTGGACATCGTCCTGCGGCTCGACGACGCACCGCTGACCGCGCCCCGCCGCCCCCTCGACCGATTCGCCGGTACCTGCCGGGACTTCGCGCTGCTGCACTGCGCGCTCCTGCGCCACTCCGGCACGCCCGCCCGTATCCGGTGCGGTTACGCCACCTACTTCGCGGAGGGTTTCCACGACGACCACTGGCTCACCGAGTACTGGCATCCCGAGCGCGGATGGATCCTCAGCGACCCGCAGTTGGTGCCCGACGTGCGGATCGAGTCGCCGTACGAGCTGGACTTCGACCCGCTCGACGTGCCGCGTGACCGCTTCCTGGTGGCGGGGGAGGGGTGGCGCCGCTGCCGTAGCGGGGAGGCCGACCCGAAGACGTTCGGCGTCAGCGTGCTGGGGCTGATGGGCCTGTGGATGGTGCGCGCCAACGTCGTACGCGATCTCGCCGCCCTCAACAGGGCGGAGGTGCTGCCCTGGGACTCCTGGGGCGTCGGCGACGCGGGGCGCGACGGTGAGAAGGGAACCGACGAGGCGGGGCTCGCCCTGCTCGACGAGGCGGCGCGTGCCACCGTCCACGCGGACTTCGACGAGGTGCGGGCGCTGTACCGGGACACCCCGAGCCTGCGGGTGCCGGAGACGGTGACCTCGTACCAGTCGTACGACGGAGAGTGCGAGATACGTCTGCGCGGAGACCCGCAGGACGGGGAGAGCTGA
- a CDS encoding succinate dehydrogenase iron-sulfur subunit: MSTAVIDKSGPSAADSQPTASHLVTVTFRIRRFNPEVSAEPAWEDFTLDIDPKDRVLDALHRIKWELDGTLTFRRSCAHGICGSDAMRINGRNRLACKTLIKDITGIKDGKSTKPILVEAIKGLTVMKDLVVDMEPFFQAYRDVMPFLVTSGNEPTRERLQSAEDRERFDDTTKCILCAACTSSCPIYWNDGQYFGPAAIVNAHRFIFDSRDEAGEQRLEILNDKDGVWRCRTTFNCTDACPRGIEVTKAIQEVKRALITRRF, translated from the coding sequence ATGAGCACCGCAGTCATCGACAAGTCCGGTCCGTCCGCGGCCGATTCGCAGCCCACGGCGTCGCATCTCGTCACCGTCACCTTCCGGATCCGCCGCTTCAACCCGGAGGTCTCGGCGGAGCCGGCGTGGGAGGACTTCACCCTCGACATCGACCCCAAGGACCGGGTGCTCGACGCGCTCCACCGCATCAAGTGGGAGCTGGACGGGACGCTGACCTTCCGTCGCTCGTGTGCGCACGGCATCTGCGGCTCGGACGCGATGCGCATCAACGGCCGCAACCGGCTGGCGTGCAAGACGCTGATCAAGGACATAACCGGGATCAAGGACGGGAAGAGCACCAAGCCCATCCTCGTCGAGGCGATAAAGGGCCTGACGGTGATGAAGGACCTCGTCGTCGACATGGAGCCGTTCTTCCAGGCGTACCGGGACGTCATGCCGTTCCTGGTCACCAGCGGCAACGAGCCGACGCGCGAGCGGCTCCAGTCCGCCGAGGACCGCGAGCGCTTCGACGACACGACCAAGTGCATCCTGTGCGCGGCGTGCACGAGTTCGTGCCCCATCTACTGGAACGACGGGCAGTACTTCGGCCCGGCGGCCATCGTCAACGCGCACCGCTTCATCTTCGACAGCCGCGACGAGGCGGGCGAGCAGCGCCTGGAGATCCTCAACGACAAGGACGGCGTGTGGCGTTGCCGCACGACGTTCAACTGCACGGACGCCTGTCCGCGCGGCATCGAGGTGACGAAGGCGATCCAGGAGGTCAAGCGGGCGCTGATCACGCGCCGCTTCTGA
- a CDS encoding acyl-CoA thioesterase/bile acid-CoA:amino acid N-acyltransferase family protein: MGRIPKAGAGLAALMMLAATAACSGGGGSDDARRPDAGQVRGHDSGHGSGDGDDKGPAIHVDRPVALADQDIHVRIGGLGAHDRVTVAAHAVDQRRQPWRAQGDFTADAHGRIDLDEQAPRGGRPYAKADSTGLLGAMLPTAGTGVRKIGSGDAFSYHPPSPAEKRSYALRLTVGKDGKRLTSRTITRQWLTGNVRHRKLTMAKNRVDGEMYTPPKGERRRAPVLVFGGSEGGNSGEYAAALLAAHGHPALSLCYFRCGDGSGRPDALNMIDTEYFLRAARLLAQQPGADPKRLAVMGNSRGSEIAQLLGQRHPSVFRDVIAYAPSDKVNGPYLAGASGRAAWAERGQPIPAGPIRLDRVRGTVLAIAGGNDKMWGSAASARTIAAQRNASGDAHRRLTYPKAGHHVNWFPYGQPGQEGGANGRIVSTSVSDQQAREDGWSRVLKLLR; encoded by the coding sequence GTGGGACGCATTCCGAAAGCAGGGGCGGGCCTCGCCGCGCTGATGATGCTGGCCGCGACGGCGGCCTGCTCCGGCGGCGGGGGCTCCGACGACGCCCGCAGGCCCGACGCCGGACAGGTACGCGGTCACGACAGCGGGCACGGCAGCGGTGACGGTGACGACAAGGGCCCGGCGATCCACGTCGACCGCCCGGTGGCCCTCGCCGACCAGGACATCCATGTGCGGATCGGCGGCCTCGGCGCGCACGACCGCGTCACCGTCGCCGCGCACGCCGTGGACCAGCGCCGCCAACCCTGGCGCGCCCAGGGCGACTTCACCGCCGACGCCCACGGCCGAATCGACCTGGACGAGCAGGCGCCGCGCGGCGGACGCCCGTATGCGAAGGCGGACAGCACCGGCCTGCTGGGAGCCATGCTGCCCACAGCGGGCACGGGCGTGAGGAAGATCGGCAGCGGCGACGCCTTCTCCTACCACCCGCCCTCACCGGCCGAGAAGCGCTCGTACGCCCTGCGGCTGACCGTCGGCAAGGACGGCAAGCGGCTCACCAGCCGCACGATCACCCGCCAGTGGCTGACGGGCAACGTACGCCACCGCAAGCTGACCATGGCTAAGAACCGCGTCGACGGCGAGATGTACACCCCGCCGAAGGGCGAGCGGCGCCGTGCGCCCGTCCTCGTCTTCGGCGGCTCGGAGGGCGGCAACTCCGGTGAGTACGCCGCCGCTCTGCTTGCCGCGCACGGCCATCCGGCGCTGTCGCTGTGCTACTTCCGCTGCGGCGACGGCTCGGGGCGCCCCGACGCCCTCAACATGATCGACACGGAGTACTTTCTACGAGCCGCCCGCCTGCTGGCGCAGCAGCCCGGGGCGGACCCCAAGCGCCTTGCGGTGATGGGCAATTCGCGCGGCAGCGAGATCGCCCAGCTACTCGGGCAGCGCCATCCGTCCGTCTTCCGTGACGTCATCGCCTACGCGCCGTCCGACAAGGTCAACGGGCCCTATCTGGCGGGGGCTTCGGGCCGCGCCGCCTGGGCAGAGCGCGGGCAGCCGATCCCGGCGGGGCCGATCCGGCTGGACCGGGTGCGCGGCACCGTGCTGGCGATCGCCGGCGGCAACGACAAGATGTGGGGCTCGGCGGCGTCAGCGAGGACGATCGCCGCCCAGCGGAACGCCTCGGGCGACGCCCACCGCCGGCTCACCTATCCCAAGGCGGGCCACCACGTGAACTGGTTCCCCTACGGCCAGCCCGGCCAGGAGGGCGGCGCGAACGGCCGGATCGTCAGCACGTCCGTCTCCGACCAGCAGGCACGCGAGGACGGCTGGTCGCGGGTGCTGAAGCTGCTGCGCTAG
- the sdhA gene encoding succinate dehydrogenase flavoprotein subunit, which yields MKFHKYDTVIVGAGGAGMRAAIEATKRSRTAVLTKLYPTRSHTGAAQGGMAAALANVEEDNWEWHTFDTIKGGDYLVDQDAAEILAREAIDSVLDLEKMGLPFNRTPDGTIDQRRFGGHSRNHGEAPVRRSCYAADRTGHMILQTLYQNCVKEGVEFYNEFYVLDLLLNESGGVRRTAGVVAYELATGEIHVFQAKSVVFASGGNGKFFKVTSNAHTLTGDGQAAAFRRGLPLEDMEFFQFHPTGIWKMGILLTEGARGEGGILRNRDGERFMEKYAPVMKDLASRDVVSRAIYTEIREGRGCGADKDHVYLDLTHLPPEQLDAKLPDITEFARTYLGIEPYTDPVPIQPTAHYAMGGMPTDVRGQVLADNSTPVPGLFAAGEVACVSVHGANRLGTNSLLDINVFGRRAGIAAAEYAATADFVELPEDPASFVEGEVENLRDATGNERVVEIRKALQDCMDKNVMVFRTEQTLKEAVEEIGELRRRYRNISVQDKGKRFNTDLLEAIELGNLLDLAEVTAVSALARKESRGGHYREDFPNRDDVNFMRHTMAYREVGDDGTESIRLDYKPVVQTRYQPMERKY from the coding sequence ATGAAGTTCCACAAGTACGACACGGTCATCGTCGGCGCCGGCGGCGCGGGAATGCGGGCGGCCATCGAGGCCACCAAGCGCAGCCGCACGGCCGTACTGACGAAGCTCTACCCGACCCGCTCCCACACCGGCGCCGCCCAGGGCGGCATGGCCGCGGCCCTCGCCAACGTCGAGGAGGACAACTGGGAGTGGCACACCTTCGACACGATCAAGGGCGGCGACTACCTGGTCGACCAGGACGCCGCCGAGATCCTGGCGAGGGAGGCCATCGACTCGGTCCTGGACCTGGAGAAGATGGGCCTGCCGTTCAACCGGACCCCGGACGGCACGATCGACCAGCGCCGCTTCGGCGGTCACAGCCGCAACCACGGCGAGGCACCGGTGCGCCGCTCCTGCTACGCGGCGGACCGCACGGGCCACATGATCCTTCAGACGCTGTACCAGAACTGCGTGAAGGAGGGCGTGGAGTTCTACAACGAGTTCTACGTCCTGGACCTGCTGCTCAACGAGTCCGGCGGCGTACGCAGGACCGCGGGCGTCGTCGCCTACGAGCTGGCCACCGGCGAGATCCACGTCTTCCAGGCGAAGTCGGTCGTCTTCGCCTCGGGCGGCAACGGCAAGTTCTTCAAGGTCACTTCGAACGCGCACACCCTCACCGGCGACGGTCAGGCGGCGGCCTTCCGCCGCGGACTGCCGCTGGAGGACATGGAGTTCTTCCAGTTCCACCCGACGGGCATCTGGAAGATGGGCATCCTGCTCACCGAGGGCGCCCGCGGCGAGGGCGGCATCCTGCGCAACCGCGACGGCGAGCGTTTCATGGAGAAGTACGCGCCGGTGATGAAGGACCTCGCCTCCCGTGACGTGGTCTCGCGCGCCATCTACACCGAGATCCGCGAGGGCCGGGGCTGCGGCGCCGACAAGGACCACGTCTATCTCGACCTGACGCATCTGCCGCCGGAGCAGCTCGACGCCAAGCTGCCGGACATCACGGAGTTCGCCCGTACGTATCTGGGCATCGAGCCGTACACCGACCCGGTGCCGATCCAGCCGACGGCGCACTACGCGATGGGCGGCATGCCCACGGACGTTCGCGGCCAGGTGCTCGCGGACAACAGCACGCCGGTGCCCGGCCTGTTCGCGGCGGGCGAGGTCGCCTGCGTCTCCGTGCACGGCGCGAACCGGCTCGGCACCAACTCGCTGCTCGACATCAACGTCTTCGGGCGGCGCGCCGGGATCGCGGCGGCCGAGTACGCGGCCACGGCGGACTTCGTCGAACTGCCGGAGGACCCGGCCTCGTTCGTCGAGGGCGAGGTGGAGAACCTGCGCGACGCCACGGGCAACGAGCGCGTTGTGGAGATCCGCAAGGCGCTCCAGGACTGCATGGACAAGAACGTGATGGTCTTCCGCACCGAGCAGACGCTGAAGGAGGCCGTCGAGGAGATCGGCGAACTGCGCAGGCGCTACCGGAACATCAGCGTCCAGGACAAGGGCAAGCGCTTCAACACCGATCTGCTGGAGGCCATCGAGCTGGGCAACCTGCTGGATCTGGCCGAGGTGACGGCGGTCTCCGCACTCGCACGCAAGGAGTCCCGCGGCGGTCACTACCGCGAGGACTTCCCCAACCGAGACGACGTCAACTTCATGCGGCACACCATGGCGTACCGCGAAGTGGGCGACGACGGCACAGAGTCGATCCGGCTGGACTACAAGCCGGTCGTGCAGACCCGCTACCAGCCGATGGAGCGTAAGTACTGA
- a CDS encoding trypsin-like serine peptidase, whose amino-acid sequence MRRGAGALLAVGALLGLALQTTPASADSGGSAPSSTVTKAAKQTAGQWTAERMREATPVEDLLDIGSRAVERAGKAVPRGEELKVPPLGSLGGSKAQPEPGGPWSGGGDVVKTTGRVFFKMGDRDASCSGDAVTSDNGSTVITAGHCVKYQGNWHTDWVFVPGYHDGEAPHGKWTAKKTLTTPQWEASEDMNFDVGAAVVNELDGKKLTDVVGGQGLSFNAEYNTTMYSFGFPAADPYDGEKLIYCSGTTFQDVLLTKDHGLSCNMTGGSSGGPWFTEFDEATGKGLQSSVNSFGYTFLPDTMFGPYFGEDAKKLYETAQAS is encoded by the coding sequence ATGCGCCGAGGCGCAGGAGCGCTGCTGGCCGTAGGCGCCCTCCTCGGCCTCGCGCTGCAAACCACCCCCGCGAGCGCCGACTCCGGTGGCTCCGCGCCGAGTTCGACGGTGACGAAGGCCGCGAAGCAAACCGCCGGCCAGTGGACCGCCGAACGCATGCGTGAGGCGACGCCGGTCGAGGATCTGCTCGACATCGGTTCGCGCGCCGTAGAACGGGCCGGCAAAGCGGTGCCCCGCGGCGAGGAGTTGAAGGTTCCGCCGCTCGGCTCGCTGGGCGGCTCCAAGGCACAGCCCGAACCCGGCGGCCCCTGGTCCGGCGGCGGCGACGTGGTGAAGACCACGGGCCGTGTCTTCTTCAAGATGGGCGACCGTGACGCCTCTTGCTCCGGCGACGCGGTCACCAGCGACAACGGCAGTACGGTCATCACCGCCGGCCACTGCGTGAAGTACCAGGGCAACTGGCACACCGACTGGGTCTTCGTGCCCGGTTACCACGACGGCGAGGCCCCGCACGGGAAGTGGACGGCGAAGAAGACGCTGACCACTCCGCAGTGGGAGGCCAGTGAGGACATGAACTTCGACGTCGGCGCCGCCGTGGTGAACGAGCTCGACGGCAAGAAGCTCACGGACGTCGTCGGCGGCCAGGGCCTGTCATTCAACGCCGAGTACAACACCACGATGTACTCGTTCGGCTTCCCCGCCGCCGACCCGTACGACGGCGAGAAGCTGATCTATTGCAGCGGTACGACCTTCCAGGACGTGCTGCTCACGAAGGATCACGGCCTCTCGTGCAACATGACGGGCGGCTCCAGCGGCGGCCCGTGGTTCACCGAGTTCGACGAGGCGACGGGCAAGGGCCTCCAGTCCTCCGTGAACAGCTTCGGCTACACCTTCCTGCCGGACACGATGTTCGGGCCGTACTTCGGCGAGGACGCCAAGAAGCTCTACGAGACCGCTCAGGCGAGCTGA
- the sdhC gene encoding succinate dehydrogenase, cytochrome b556 subunit, whose protein sequence is MPAGTLYRGREGMWSWVAHRVTGVLIFFFLFVHVLDTALVRVSPETYNETVAIYKTPIVNLMEYGLVAAVLFHALNGLRVVAVDFWSKGARYQKQMLWTAMGIWGVLMIGAFYPVLRHTLHTLFGG, encoded by the coding sequence GTGCCGGCTGGAACGCTGTACCGCGGCCGGGAAGGCATGTGGTCCTGGGTGGCTCATCGAGTCACCGGTGTCCTCATCTTCTTCTTCCTGTTCGTGCACGTGCTGGACACCGCGCTCGTGCGCGTCTCGCCCGAGACGTACAACGAGACGGTGGCGATCTACAAGACGCCGATCGTGAACCTCATGGAGTACGGCCTCGTGGCCGCGGTCCTCTTCCACGCGCTCAACGGCCTCCGCGTCGTCGCCGTGGACTTCTGGTCGAAGGGCGCGAGGTACCAGAAGCAGATGCTGTGGACCGCGATGGGCATCTGGGGCGTCCTGATGATCGGCGCCTTCTACCCCGTCCTGCGGCACACCCTGCACACGCTGTTCGGAGGCTGA
- a CDS encoding succinate dehydrogenase hydrophobic membrane anchor subunit → MSTETAKPSSEGAGKGVQSDGHHSVDNPAPLIVPARARTTRTPKATRTNFELYGWLFMRLSGILLVVLVVGHLVIQLVLDGGVTKIGFAFVAGRWASPFWQAWDLMMLWLAMLHGANGLRTVINDYAERDATRLWLKALLYTATFFTVLLGTLVIFTFDPNIR, encoded by the coding sequence ATGTCGACCGAGACCGCGAAGCCCTCCTCCGAAGGCGCCGGCAAGGGCGTCCAGTCAGACGGCCACCACAGCGTGGACAACCCGGCGCCGCTGATCGTCCCGGCCCGCGCCCGTACGACGAGGACGCCGAAGGCGACCCGCACCAACTTCGAGCTGTACGGATGGCTGTTCATGCGGCTGTCCGGCATCCTCCTCGTCGTGCTGGTCGTGGGCCATCTGGTGATCCAGCTCGTACTGGACGGCGGCGTGACCAAGATCGGCTTCGCCTTCGTCGCCGGACGCTGGGCCTCCCCGTTCTGGCAGGCCTGGGACCTGATGATGCTGTGGCTCGCGATGCTCCACGGCGCCAACGGCCTGCGGACCGTCATCAACGACTACGCGGAGCGGGACGCGACCCGCCTGTGGCTGAAGGCACTGCTGTACACGGCCACGTTCTTCACCGTCCTGCTGGGCACGCTGGTGATCTTCACCTTCGACCCGAACATCCGCTGA